TCTACCGCAAGTTCGGCCTGTGCCGGATCTGCCTGCGCGAGATGGCGCACCGGGGCGAGCTGCCCGGTGTGACCAAGTCGAGCTGGTAATCGCTCGGGGCTCCGCCCCGAGTACCCCGCTGGGGGCTCCGCCCCCAGACCCCCGGGAAGCCGGGACACCTGAACACGAGACACGGCGAAGGTCCGCAGACGAGTTCCTGCGGAAACCACGGCGAGAAAGGGCCTGACGGCCATGACGATGACTGACCCGATCGCAGACATGCTCACGCGTCTGCGCAACGCCAACCAGGCGTACCACGACACCGTGACGATGCCCTACAGCAAGCTGAAGGCTGGCGTCGCGGAGATCCTCCAGCAGGAGGGCTACATCACCAGCTGGAAGGTCGAGGACGCTGCGGCCTCCGAATCCGCCCAGACGGTCGGCAAGGTGCTGACGCTGACGCTGAAGTACGGCCAGAACCGCGAGCGCTCCATCGCCGGCCTGCGCCGCATCAGCAAGCCCGGTCTGCGCGTCTACGCGAAGTCCACCGGACTGCCCAAGGTCCTCGGCGGTCTGGGCGTGGCGATCATCTCCACGAGCCAGGGTCTGCTGACCGACCGCCAGGCCAACCAGAAGGGCGTAGGTGGGGAAGTCCTCGCCTACGTCTGGTGACGACGGACCGAGAAGGAGGAGACAAGACATGTCGCGTATTGGCAAGCTCCCCATTGCGGTCCCGTCCGGTGTTGACGTGGCGTTCGCCGAGAACGTCGTCACCGTGAAGGGCCCCAAGGGCACCCTGACCCACAACGTCGTCGAGCCGATCACGGTCGACCGCGGCGAGGACGGCACCATCGAGGTGAAGCGTCCCGATGACCACCGGGACAGCAAGGCCCGCCACGGCCTCACCCGCACCCTGATCGCCAACATGGTCACCGGCGTGACCGACGGCTACGAGAAGAAGCTCGAGATCGTCGGCGTCGGTTACCGCGTGCTGTCGAAGGGTCCGACCCAGCTGGAGTTCCAGC
The nucleotide sequence above comes from Nocardioides massiliensis. Encoded proteins:
- the rpsH gene encoding 30S ribosomal protein S8, with product MTMTDPIADMLTRLRNANQAYHDTVTMPYSKLKAGVAEILQQEGYITSWKVEDAAASESAQTVGKVLTLTLKYGQNRERSIAGLRRISKPGLRVYAKSTGLPKVLGGLGVAIISTSQGLLTDRQANQKGVGGEVLAYVW
- the rplF gene encoding 50S ribosomal protein L6: MSRIGKLPIAVPSGVDVAFAENVVTVKGPKGTLTHNVVEPITVDRGEDGTIEVKRPDDHRDSKARHGLTRTLIANMVTGVTDGYEKKLEIVGVGYRVLSKGPTQLEFQLGYSHPIIFDAPEGITFTVDGPTRLGVQGIDKQLVGETAAKIRKLRKPEPYKGKGVRYAGEQVRRKVGKAGK